ACCTTTTCAGAATAGCAATCTCTGCTTGCCGGCTGGGATTACTGTTTACCTTTAGAAAAATCAAGGGGAGCTGTGTCATGTCGGGCTATTCTCCATCAATCATATCCTACAGACAGACATCAAATCTAAATCAGAGAGGAAACATGTCATCTCTGTTGCTCTACCACTTCACAAAGAGACCTCCTCATTCCACCACCTAATGCTTACAGACACTAAGCTGGCTAACTTTTGTAAAGCAATTCCACAGGAGCAATGCCACACAGCTCCAGAGAGGCTGTAAAGCTCTTTATGATTGTACTGACAAACAAAGGGAAGCCAAACCAGGCATGAAATTAGATGCTTTCCATTATCTAAATACAGCACAAATATGACATCGATGAACAAAACCGATAACTTTCTTAAGGATTTCAACTTCCAACTCCATCCAAAAGTTAGAGTAATTAGAAACAATCAAATTCTAACCACTAGAGCAGCAGGTTTCCTCCAAACCCTTATAAGTAGAAACAATCAAATTTTTGGGGAAGATTTCATCTGATGACTTCTCAGCTAAAATTCAGAAAGTCCACTATCTCTTAGAAACCTAAACTTGTTCAATAATAATACTGAACAATTACACCTTCCATGGGGTGCTGAACTACAATCCTTAAGCACTGCCATAATCATAACCCACCTTGgaacaccaaaaaattaattgtaacACATTCAATGAGATTATGGGTCATTTATACTTCAAGCATACGAACTATCATGAAGTTTTCGAAGCACGCAATCGACTGAGTAAAGCAATTGGATCTTACTTGAAATTAATCAATCCAAACTAGATCAAATTTATCCCCAATTTAAACAACTTGTAACACTCAGTTTAAAGTGAATCAGAAATTGCAATAAACCCTTACAGTAAAGCAGCTCAATTTAACAcctaaatgaaaaatcaaaagccAGAAATGGAAGGTAATTCAATTGACATCTGATCGTTACAAAACAAAGAGTTTAATTGCTGCAAGGACGAAGCACCATAAGATCTGAAAATTCATTTACAGAAGACGAAACACAAACACATAACGAGTCCACCGAATTTTATGCACGTACAAAATTACAAGGGGTATGAATACGAGTGTCGGAGCTCTCACTCACCTATAGGCTATAGCTCTTTGGCTCACATCAGAGTAGTAATCTGACCAAATTGCCCCTTCCCCCATCACTTGTTGCTATCGTAATCGACGACCTCGGAGTCGGTGACGGACCTCGAGTGCTGCACTATGGACCGTCCGATCGAGTTGATCCAgtcctccttctccttctccgAGTCGGCGATGAAGTACATGGTGTCGGAGCGCGTGGACAGCTCGAACGCGTACTGCTTGTTGAGGACGTCCTCGGCTCCCTTGACTGTGAGGCAGGAAGCCACCGGGATCACGCCACGTGGGCTGGAGCCGCGGGTGACGGTTGAGTCCTTGAACCAGAAGAGCTTGCCTTGCTTGAGCACGAACCACCGGCGACGCCACGTCTTTATGTACTCGCCTTGCTTGGTCAACCAACCAGTGCGTTCAGGGTTTAACCAGAACTCCACTCCGTCGTAGTCGTTGGGCTTCTCCGTCTGGCCCGTCGCGGCTCGCCATAGGCTCGCCATCGGACTTTGGGTCAGGTTCGGGTTGGCTTTCAGAAGCGCTGAATTGAATCGCTTGCGGACGGAACGGAACCGTAAAGGTAGGagaattataaataaaaatctgtCCGTACCCGACCAACAGATTTAAGATTTTTATCTTATATTTTTACTTAATTTTACGTATTTTGGGGAACAAATGTGAATGTGGTAATGAATGATTTAGCCCATGAAGAttgtaaaattgaaaatggatCCAGTTGACTTTTATTTATCCTCTTAAAAAGTTCAATTTCTAGTTTAGGTCCTTTTGTGATTTATAATATAACCCATGTGGATCAAGGGCACAAAATAAGCTTGACATTAGTTATTTGATGGTATTGTCATTGGACTGTTAGGTATTAGATGCAagattaaattatttatttatgataatTAAGATTGGGCAGCTGTACATTTCTATAATGATGTTGAACAGGTTGGCCATGCTTATGATGTTGAACAGCTGTACAATTCTAAGAGCATCATGTGTACCATATGACATGGTTTCTCCTTTGGTaactaagaaaagaaatagaatatgaCTTCCTCTTTGCTATTTCTTCTGTCCATGTatctattatttttcttgcacCATAAGACAAGCAGAACACCATTAAATATTACATTGGCAAATGTAAGTGATGTGACCGTATTCTAGTACCATATAATAATTTCTAACTTCTTATTTAGTTTCTTCTTGGTCTCTCTCAACGGATATCAACACCAATAAAAGCATTTTGTATAGGGTGCAGGTCCCTGGTGACATCCTGCATATTCATTCTATGTTTTGGTGATTCTTATGAGCATGCAAGTCCAATCTTAAGGATTGGAACCATGCACTTGCTCACATATGGGCTCATCTTGCCTAGCTTCTCAGAGTtgatgttttcttcttctgcctTAATTTCAATGTTGTAGCCACTGATGTAGTTTACTTCATTTTCTGTTGCTGCAGCAGGAGATGCTTTCTCTTCTACCGCGGCGAGGAGAGCCGGGTCCAAAATGTGCATAACTCTTTCTGGCATTGCCATCTTAACAAAGTTATGGAGACTGAAACCATCTTTGAACATTTCTTCTGTCGGTCTTCTTCCTGTGAACATTTCCAATACAAGAATCCCATAACTATATATATCCCCTTGTCTTGATGGCTCACCACCAATTGCATACTCTGCAACTCATAAAACAATCAAAGTTTGGCAGTTTAAGATTCAGTTGATAGAAATTTAAGAAGTTCTAAAGTAGTAGGAGAGTTTACCTGGAGCAACATAGCCAATGGTTCCCTTAATTCCAACTGTGctgctttgattttcagaGGAATGCGTGGCGGTTGATATGAGTCTTGCTAACCCAAAGTCACCTACATGAGCAATCACGTCATTGTCAAGAAGAACGTGGCTTGGCTTCAAGTCACAGTGAATGATTGGTGGTTCACAATGGTCATGGAGATTATACAATGCAGAAGCCACATCAACTGCAATGTTTAATCTTTGATGAAGGTTCAAACTCCTTGATTGATTTTCTCTGTGCAACTACTCCTCTAAGCTTCCATTTGACATATATTCGAAAACTAGAGCTTTGAATTCGTTACCGTTGTAATCCACGCTGGAGCAACATGTTAAGATCTTAACAAGGTTCCTGTGCCGGATATTTCTTACTGCGTTGCATTCAGCCATGAAACTCTTGGAAGCTCCTTTCTGTTGGAGGTTCAGGACCTTTATAGCAACTAACGTTTCCTTCCTTATCAAGGACCTCTTTATATACACAGACAAAACTACCTGATCCAATTAGAGTGCACTGGCAGCTTTATAAAGTGTCTCATATGAAACCTTCGAAAGGAAGTTGATTGATGAGACTGCAGATGGTGATTTCTTTTCGGGTTTCCTCCTCCAATACAGTGCAAGCAAGAAcgaaaacaaaagagaacaTCCAACCACTAAAGCAATTATGAACTCTAGGTTGAAACTATGGATCTTTCTCTGTTCTGGTCCTTTGATGGGGCATGCTGGAAGCTGCAGTTCCAAGACACCACCACAAAGTTTGGTATTTCCAACCAATGATATTGTGCTTGTGTTTCCAAAGGCTCCTTCTTTTATTACCTCACCCTCCAGATTATTGAAGGAAATTTGACCTGACAAGTTGTTTTATGAAAGATCTAAACGCCGAAGACTattcaaagaagccaaagaagAAGGTATGATTCCTTGAAAGAGATTCCCTTGAAGGTAAAGAAATTCAAGGCTTAGACAGTCTCCCATGTTTTCTGGAATGTCTCCAGTCAGATTATTTTCAGAGACGTCCGGTGCATTGATATTCTTTAGCTTGCCCACTCCCACAGACAGGCTGCCAGTTAGTGAGTTATGTGATAAATTGAGCAAGACATATAAGGAGGAAAGACCAATGATCTATTCTGTGAGATATCCATGTACTGCAAATATTGGCAGTCTCCAATACTTGGAGGAATGCTTCCTTCTAATTTATTGCCTGATAAGTAGAGTTGAAGCAGTTTGAGAGAGGTTTCCTATGGAAGATGGAATCTGTCCTGATAATCGGTTTTCATCTAAAGCCAATATTTGCAGCTGTTGGAACTTCCCAAAAGAAGTAGGAATGGAACCTGTAAACGGGTTAGCCTGCATACCCAAGACTATCAAGTTATTGAGATTTTCTAGTGTTGCAGGAATCGTTCCGGATATTTGATTGACTCCAAGGTAGAGTTTAGTGAGTTGGGTTGACAAATTGGCTACAGAGTTGGGTAAAACACCTCCAAAATTGTTCAAAGTCATATCAAGAATTTCCAAGTTGCTACAATTAGTCAAGGATGTTATAAAACCCAAGTCATTATCTGAATAATTTCCTAGATTATTGTTGTTCAAACCAAGCCACTGGAGATCTGCAAGATTTCCAAAACTTTCTGGGACTTGccccaaaa
The Prunus dulcis chromosome 2, ALMONDv2, whole genome shotgun sequence DNA segment above includes these coding regions:
- the LOC117617737 gene encoding pleckstrin homology domain-containing protein 1 → MASLWRAATGQTEKPNDYDGVEFWLNPERTGWLTKQGEYIKTWRRRWFVLKQGKLFWFKDSTVTRGSSPRGVIPVASCLTVKGAEDVLNKQYAFELSTRSDTMYFIADSEKEKEDWINSIGRSIVQHSRSVTDSEVVDYDSNK